A stretch of Lathyrus oleraceus cultivar Zhongwan6 chromosome 6, CAAS_Psat_ZW6_1.0, whole genome shotgun sequence DNA encodes these proteins:
- the LOC127096859 gene encoding uncharacterized protein LOC127096859: MGVEGNLAEVDNKEDSACHRWTLCKHTFYDLGSVSPVVFMFMLKECYYYGNCKATVKFRALQEQLCLVLRNDPKPGPATFIVQCLYVSPMFDNQSQGFTHLVISAFRRFMKKSTSITTDEDPLDVKNSAAYLLVNIIRGQIKHDEMIVMKILETFDVKLTNVENALCQNKERDDLSCGVAKELIEQYTFELVKSQLYTIAVTLMEHFSISNYGQSFFLEMIRSNQFKAAEKWATFMGKPMLSILVEEFVKRNMLKDAYALIKKNNLKQDFPEVYKRCKESSLKSLAEKGCWDVAEARVNNDRQLMEYLVYLAMEAGYMEKVDELCERYSLDRFLDIKELETSIPQGRYLQREELMIEDIIWVDEVESLLDATCQIEDAKVIGLDCEWKPNYVKGSKPNKVSIMQIASEKKAFILDLIKLHKEVPECLDNCLTRILLSPGILKLGYNFQCDIKQLAHSYEELKCFKNYKRLLDIQKIFKDPHGGLAGLAQKVLGAGLNKTRRNSDWEQRPLTPNQLEYAALDAVVLVHIFRQLPDQGDEWKSCIESHTENTKTKKYKKRTKN, from the exons ATGGGTGTGGAGGGGAATTTAGCAGAGGTAGATAACAAAGAGGATAGTGCTTGCCATAGATGGACCTTGTGCAAACATACTTTTTATGATTTAGGAAGTGTCTCTCCTGTGGTGTTTATGTTCATGCTGAAAGAATGTTATTATTATG GCAATTGTAAGGCGACAGTGAAGTTCCGAGCACTTCAAGAACAATTATGTCTTGTGCTCCGTAATGATCCGAAACCTGGACCAGCGACTTTTATTGTTCAGTGTCTGTATGTGTCTCCCATGTTTGACAATCAAAGTCAAGGGTTTACTCATTTGGTTATATCTGCTTTTCGCCGTTTCATGaaaaaatcaacatcaatcacTACAGATGAAGACCCGTTGGATGTCAAAAACTCGGCTGCTTATCTACTCGTTAATATTATTAGGGGCCAGATTAAGCATGATGAAATGATAGTAATGAAAATACTGGAGACTTTTGATGTGAAATTAACGAATGTTGAGAATGCCCTGTGCCAAAATAAAGAAAGAGATGATTTAAGTTGTGGTGTGGCAAAAGAGTTGATTGAGCAGTATACTTTTGAATTGGTGAAATCACAGTTGTACACCATAGCTGTCACATTGATGGAGCATTTCTCTATTTCCAATTATGGCCAATCTTTTTTCCTTGAGATGATAAGGAGTAATCAATTTAAAGCAGCAGAGAAGTGGGCAACGTTTATGGGGAAGCCTATGCTGTCCATACTTGTTGAGGAGTTCGTTAAGAGAAACATGCTAAAAGATGCGTACGCGCTTATAAAGAAAAATAATCTAAAGCAGGATTTTCCAGAGGTATACAAGAGGTGTAAAGAGAG CTCACTAAAGAGCTTAGCAGAAAAGGGATGTTGGGACGTTGCTGAGGCTAGAGTAAACAATGATAGACAGCTTATGGAATATTTG GTTTATTTGGCAATGGAAGCTGGTTACATGGAAAAAGTTGATGAGCTGTGTGAACGGTACTCCCTAGACAGATTTTTGGATATTAAAG AGCTTGAAACCAGTATCCCACAAGGACGCTATTTACAGCGTGAGGAGTTGATGATTGAAGACATTATTTGGGTCGATGAAGTTGAAAGTTTGCTTGATGCAACATGTCAGATTGAGGATGCTAAAGTCATAGGTCTTGATTGTGAGTGGAAGCCTAATTATGTAAAAGGCAGCAAGCCAAACAAG GTTTCTATCATGCAAATTGCTTCTGAAAAGAAGGCCTTCATACTTGATTTGATAAAGTTACACAAAGAGGTGCCTGAATGTTTAGACAACTGTCTAACCCGCATTTTGCTGTCACCTGGAATTCTAAAACTTG GGTATAATTTCCAATGTGATATAAAACAACTTGCTCACTCATATGAAGAGCTGAAATGTTTCAAGAACTATAAAAGGTTGCTAGACATCCAGAAAATTTTTAAAGATCCCCATGGCGGTTTGGCTGGGCTTGCACAG AAAGTACTGGGCGCTGGTTTAAACAAGACAAGACGAAACAGCGATTGGGAGCAGCGACCTTTAACTCCAAATCAA CTGGAATATGCTGCCCTGGATGCTGTTGTACTTGTTCACATTTTCCGCCAACTTCCTGATCAAGGAGATGAGTGGAAGTCTTGCATC GAGTCCCACACGGAAAACACCAAGACCAAGAAGTACAAGAAACGTACCAAAAATTGA